In Rutidosis leptorrhynchoides isolate AG116_Rl617_1_P2 chromosome 2, CSIRO_AGI_Rlap_v1, whole genome shotgun sequence, one genomic interval encodes:
- the LOC139891618 gene encoding V-type proton ATPase subunit E-like, producing MNDSDVSKQIQQMVRFIRQEADEKANEISVSAEEEFNIEKLQLVEAEKKKIRQEYERKQKQVEVRKKIEYSMQLNASRIKVLQAQDDLVTAMREAASKDLLNVSHQKFQHHHDYASLLKSLIVQGLLRLKEPAVLLRCRKEDVHIVHSVLHAAKAEYADKTHVHEPEIIVDTIHLPPAPSHDDPHALSCSGGVVLASRDGKIVFENTLDARLDVIFRGKLPEIRRLLFSQVAA from the exons ATGAATGATTCAGATGTCTCCAAACAGATTCAGCAGATGGTCAGATTCATCCGCCAAGAAGCCGATGAAAAAGCCAACGAGATCTCTGTTTCTGCAGAAGAA GAATTTAACATTGAGAAGTTACAATTAGTGGAGGCAGAGAAAAAGAAGATTCGACAAGAGTATGAACGCAAACAGAAGCAAGTGGAAGTTAGAAAGAAAAT TGAATATTCCATGCAGCTCAATGCTTCTCGTATTAAGGTCCTTCAAGCACAGGATGACTTGGTTACTGCCATGAGAGAggcagcttcaaaggatcttttgaACGTTAGCCATCAAAAGTTTCAGCATCATCATGACTATGCGAGTCTTTTGAAATCTCTCATTGTCCAG GGTTTGCTCAGACTGAAAGAACCAGCTGTGCTATTGCGTTGCCGGAAAGAAGACGTGCATATTGTGCATTCTGTATTGCATGCAGCAAAGGCAGAATATGCAGATAAAACACATGTTCATGAACCCGAGATCATCGTTGACACCATTCACCTTCCACCCGCCCCCTCTCATGATGATCCTCATGCTCTTTCCTG ctCTGGAGGTGTAGTTTTGGCTTCTCGAGATGGTAAAATTGTGTTTGAAAACACACTTGATGCTCGTTTGGATGTTATATTCCGTGGGAAACTTCCAGAG ATCCGCAGGCTGTTGTTTAGCCAAGTAGCCGCATAA